A window of the Amycolatopsis solani genome harbors these coding sequences:
- a CDS encoding aldo/keto reductase, with protein sequence MKKVELGRTGQHVSQVSLGCMTMGTSTDEPTSARILDAYLDAGGDFLDTANCYAWWAGPSFRGGESETLLGKLLRGRRDRVFLATKVSAQPVDLPAARAAARPDGTTDWEARERTYEGASAAVIRRSVEESLRRLGTDHIDLYYVHVDLRREPPEETLSALDELVRAGKVRYTGWSNVRTWRLERIRSLALANGWASPVAVQVQHSYLRPTGADVPSIAGGELLDWLSQHPDVSLAAYSALLRGIYDDATYRESTPIWRAYAGPDSEARLAAVAKVASALGASGNQVALAWLLHKGVIPLIGPRTWAHYESIAPAFTLDLPGEHLSLLDNA encoded by the coding sequence ATGAAGAAGGTGGAACTGGGCCGGACCGGTCAGCACGTCAGCCAGGTGTCCCTGGGCTGCATGACGATGGGGACGTCGACGGACGAACCGACGTCGGCCCGCATCCTGGACGCGTACCTCGACGCCGGGGGCGACTTCCTCGACACGGCGAACTGCTACGCGTGGTGGGCGGGTCCGTCGTTCCGCGGTGGTGAGAGCGAAACCCTGCTCGGCAAGCTGCTGCGCGGACGCCGCGACCGCGTTTTCCTGGCGACGAAGGTGTCGGCGCAACCCGTGGACCTGCCCGCGGCCCGCGCCGCCGCCCGTCCCGACGGCACGACGGACTGGGAAGCCCGGGAGCGGACGTACGAAGGCGCGAGCGCCGCGGTGATCCGGCGTTCGGTGGAGGAAAGCCTGCGGCGCTTGGGAACGGACCACATCGACCTGTACTACGTCCACGTCGACCTCCGCCGCGAGCCGCCGGAGGAGACACTGTCCGCTTTGGACGAACTGGTTCGCGCGGGCAAAGTTCGCTACACGGGGTGGAGCAACGTCCGGACGTGGCGCCTCGAGCGCATCCGCTCGCTGGCGCTGGCCAACGGGTGGGCGTCGCCGGTGGCGGTCCAGGTCCAGCACTCGTACTTGCGGCCGACCGGCGCCGACGTCCCGTCGATCGCGGGCGGCGAGCTCTTGGACTGGCTGTCCCAGCACCCCGACGTCTCCCTGGCGGCGTATTCCGCTCTGCTGCGCGGGATCTACGACGACGCGACCTACCGCGAGTCGACGCCGATCTGGCGCGCGTACGCCGGTCCGGACTCCGAGGCGCGGCTGGCCGCGGTGGCGAAGGTGGCTTCGGCGCTGGGCGCGTCCGGCAACCAGGTCGCGCTCGCGTGGTTGCTCCACAAGGGAGTGATCCCGCTGATCGGCCCGCGGACCTGGGCGCACTACGAGTCGATCGCCCCGGCGTTCACTTTGGACCTTCCCGGCGAGCACCTGTCCCTTTTGGACAACGCCTGA
- a CDS encoding response regulator, which yields MTIRVLVCDDHAVVRAGLRALLAGADGIEVVAETASGEEAVATAAAVHPDVVLMDLQLGAGIDGIEATRRIRSTPSAPRILVLTTYDTDADISRAIAAGATGYLLKAGSATELYAAIEAAAAGRTAVSPPVADRMMAQLRAPRPTLTARELDILRRLAEGLGNREIARALFISEATVKTHLSRIYGKLDVDTRAGAVAVAKEQRLLD from the coding sequence ATGACCATCCGTGTCCTGGTCTGCGACGACCACGCCGTCGTGCGCGCCGGGCTCCGGGCCCTGCTCGCGGGCGCCGACGGCATCGAAGTCGTCGCCGAAACCGCGAGCGGGGAGGAAGCCGTCGCGACCGCCGCCGCCGTGCACCCCGACGTCGTGCTGATGGACCTCCAGCTCGGCGCCGGGATCGACGGGATCGAGGCGACGCGCCGGATCCGGAGCACCCCCAGCGCGCCCCGGATCCTCGTGCTGACGACCTACGACACCGATGCGGACATCAGCCGCGCGATCGCCGCCGGGGCCACCGGCTACCTGCTGAAAGCCGGGTCCGCCACCGAGCTGTACGCGGCGATCGAGGCGGCCGCGGCCGGGCGGACCGCGGTCTCCCCGCCGGTCGCCGACCGGATGATGGCGCAGCTGCGCGCGCCGAGGCCGACGTTGACCGCCCGGGAACTGGACATCCTGCGCCGGCTCGCCGAGGGACTCGGCAACCGCGAGATCGCCCGCGCGCTGTTCATCAGCGAGGCGACGGTCAAGACGCACCTGAGCCGGATCTACGGCAAGCTCGACGTCGACACCCGGGCCGGTGCCGTCGCGGTCGCCAAGGAACAGCGCCTGCTCGACTGA
- a CDS encoding sensor histidine kinase, translating to MADADTRWLAAVMHSAFLLLVLASAVRFLTRHEGTPLQPWVIGFTAALLVAYGAGLLAGRHLLWLTVVLALWVVLVVLAPSFAWSAIPLLVTGLRTLPTGPALALVGVITALVVVSQNRLADGFDPNLTIVPIAIAAVTAAVITFMRRQAERLRDSERRAGVLAERHRVSRELHDALAQGLSSQSMLLQAADQDWDRPELAREHLRAAQRVGAGNLSEARRLVQDLAPADLADATLEEALRAVAGRAGLPVDVRIDGDERPLPERVQSTVVRIAQGALANAREHAEAGSVVLTLTYLDDQVVLDVADDGRGFVERAPEGDRGHGLPAMRVRAQQLGGRLTVESEPGHGTVVSAAIPLEG from the coding sequence ATGGCAGACGCCGACACGCGGTGGCTCGCCGCGGTCATGCACTCGGCGTTCCTCCTGCTGGTGCTCGCGTCCGCGGTGCGGTTCCTGACCCGCCACGAAGGCACGCCCCTGCAGCCGTGGGTGATCGGGTTCACCGCGGCACTGCTCGTCGCGTACGGCGCCGGCCTGCTCGCCGGGCGGCACCTGCTCTGGCTGACCGTCGTCCTGGCGCTCTGGGTCGTCCTGGTGGTGCTCGCCCCGAGCTTCGCGTGGTCGGCGATCCCGCTGCTGGTCACCGGCCTGCGCACGCTGCCGACCGGGCCGGCCCTCGCCCTCGTCGGGGTGATCACGGCGCTGGTCGTCGTGTCGCAGAACCGGCTGGCCGACGGCTTCGACCCGAACCTGACCATCGTGCCGATCGCCATCGCCGCGGTCACCGCCGCGGTGATCACCTTCATGCGACGGCAAGCCGAGCGGCTGCGCGATTCCGAGCGCCGCGCGGGCGTGCTCGCCGAACGCCACCGCGTGTCCCGCGAGCTCCACGACGCCCTCGCGCAGGGCCTGTCCAGCCAGTCGATGCTGCTGCAGGCCGCCGACCAGGACTGGGACCGGCCCGAGCTGGCTCGCGAGCACCTGCGGGCCGCGCAGCGCGTCGGCGCGGGGAACCTGTCGGAAGCGCGACGGCTCGTGCAGGACCTCGCGCCCGCCGACCTCGCCGACGCGACGCTCGAAGAGGCGTTGCGCGCGGTGGCCGGGCGGGCCGGGCTGCCGGTGGACGTCCGCATCGACGGCGACGAGCGGCCGCTGCCCGAGCGCGTCCAGTCCACTGTGGTCCGGATCGCGCAGGGCGCGCTGGCCAACGCGCGTGAGCACGCCGAAGCGGGCAGCGTCGTGCTCACCCTCACCTACCTCGACGACCAGGTCGTGCTGGACGTCGCCGACGACGGGCGGGGGTTCGTCGAGCGAGCGCCCGAAGGCGACCGGGGGCACGGGCTGCCCGCCATGCGGGTCCGGGCTCAGCAGCTCGGTGGCCGGCTGACCGTCGAGTCCGAGCCCGGCCACGGCACGGTCGTTTCGGCCGCGATCCCCCTGGAGGGCTGA
- a CDS encoding GlcG/HbpS family heme-binding protein, whose translation MISTRTRIAAAVAGLAAVGATTAGAVSATAAPAGTKNVVQTSHLSIAAASKAAQAALDAATKAGQHVSVAVVDRDGNTVLTLRGDGAGPQSYSSAQQKAFTAVSWNAKTSELVGRLQQAPTLKDIEGTLFLAGAVPVTAGTTPIAAVGVAGAPSGAQDEAFAQAGVDALGK comes from the coding sequence ATGATCTCGACCCGCACCCGCATCGCCGCCGCCGTCGCCGGACTCGCCGCGGTCGGCGCCACCACCGCCGGCGCCGTCTCGGCCACCGCGGCCCCGGCCGGGACCAAGAACGTCGTCCAGACCTCGCACCTGTCGATCGCGGCGGCGTCGAAGGCCGCCCAGGCCGCGCTGGACGCCGCCACCAAGGCCGGCCAGCACGTGTCGGTCGCCGTCGTGGACCGCGACGGCAACACCGTGCTGACCCTGCGCGGCGACGGCGCGGGCCCGCAGTCCTACAGCTCGGCGCAGCAGAAGGCGTTCACGGCGGTCTCGTGGAACGCGAAGACGTCCGAGCTGGTCGGGCGCCTCCAGCAGGCCCCGACGCTGAAGGACATCGAGGGCACGCTGTTCCTGGCCGGCGCGGTCCCGGTGACCGCCGGCACCACCCCGATCGCCGCGGTCGGCGTCGCCGGTGCGCCCTCCGGCGCGCAGGACGAGGCGTTCGCCCAGGCCGGCGTGGACGCGCTCGGCAAGTGA
- a CDS encoding amidohydrolase family protein: MWIRDVRPWGGERSDVELTGDRIAAVRPHDPAPVPGAVEGRGRLLFPAFSDVHVHLDSTRIGLPFRPHTGGPGVWAMMTNDRENWRTAEVPLPERVAGTLERMIANGTTRVRSYAQVDVDCGLEKLDAVLAARERFASQAEVHVMAFAQAGILREPGTLDVLDAAMRSGATVIGGIDPCTVDRDPKGHLDAVFGLAEKHQAEIDIHLHEPGHLGLFSTDLVLERVRALDMRGKVTMSHAYDLGSISESVSRRVIDDFAALDIAMTTVAPSAAGQLSLVDLVAAGVRIGLGEDGQRDYWSPYGNCDLLDRTWQLAFTRGFRRDADIELALAVATMGGASIMSHDVPRLAGVDDRPGLAAGDRADLVLVDGETPASAVMDRGRDRTVLHDGVVVADGLEVLKP, translated from the coding sequence ATGTGGATCCGAGACGTCCGCCCCTGGGGCGGCGAGCGCAGCGACGTCGAGCTGACCGGCGACCGGATCGCGGCGGTCCGCCCGCACGACCCGGCGCCGGTGCCCGGTGCGGTCGAAGGCCGGGGCCGCCTGCTGTTCCCGGCGTTCAGCGACGTCCACGTGCACCTCGACTCGACGCGGATCGGGCTGCCGTTCCGGCCGCACACCGGCGGTCCGGGTGTCTGGGCGATGATGACGAACGACCGGGAGAACTGGCGCACGGCCGAAGTCCCGCTGCCCGAGCGCGTGGCCGGCACGCTCGAGCGGATGATCGCCAACGGCACCACGCGGGTGCGCAGCTACGCGCAGGTCGACGTCGACTGCGGGCTGGAGAAGCTCGACGCCGTGCTGGCCGCCCGTGAGCGGTTCGCGAGCCAGGCCGAGGTGCACGTCATGGCGTTCGCGCAGGCGGGCATCCTGCGGGAGCCGGGCACCTTGGACGTCCTCGACGCGGCGATGCGCTCCGGCGCGACGGTGATCGGCGGCATCGATCCGTGCACTGTGGACCGTGATCCCAAGGGCCACCTGGACGCGGTCTTCGGCCTGGCCGAGAAGCACCAGGCGGAGATCGACATCCACCTGCACGAGCCGGGCCACCTCGGCCTGTTCTCCACGGACCTGGTGCTCGAGCGCGTCCGGGCGCTCGACATGCGGGGCAAGGTCACGATGTCCCACGCGTACGACCTCGGCTCGATCTCCGAGTCGGTGAGCCGCCGGGTGATCGACGACTTCGCCGCCCTCGACATCGCGATGACCACGGTGGCGCCGTCCGCGGCCGGTCAGCTGTCCCTTGTGGACCTCGTGGCCGCCGGTGTCCGGATCGGGCTCGGCGAGGACGGCCAGCGTGATTACTGGAGCCCGTACGGCAACTGCGATCTGCTGGACCGGACGTGGCAGCTGGCGTTCACCCGCGGGTTCCGCCGCGACGCCGACATCGAGCTGGCGCTGGCGGTCGCGACGATGGGCGGCGCGTCGATCATGAGCCACGACGTCCCGCGCTTGGCCGGCGTGGACGACCGGCCGGGCTTGGCCGCCGGCGACCGCGCGGACCTGGTGCTCGTCGACGGCGAAACCCCGGCCAGCGCGGTGATGGACCGCGGCCGCGACCGGACGGTGCTGCACGACGGCGTCGTGGTGGCCGACGGTCTCGAGGTGCTCAAGCCCTGA
- a CDS encoding LysR family transcriptional regulator: MGDAMELRHLRTFRVVARTLNFTRAAGELHYAQSSVTEQIQALEAELGSKLFDRGRQLRLTAAGERLLGYADRMLSLAEEAKAAVEENRGEPEGELTIGALETLCAQWIPEILSEYRAKWPRVRLTLTEGGRGELYRAVRQSEVDVCFTFGAPPADPAFASESLGEEPLVVLVPPGHSLADKETLTPADLRGVGFLATPQGCGFREMLDRLDGPVIETEVGSIAALGRCVAAGMGCGLVPALAGHGGAVAVPLAGATTAVTMTWRKRDEQKPNVAALLARVRA; this comes from the coding sequence ATGGGGGATGCCATGGAACTGCGCCACCTGCGCACCTTCCGCGTGGTCGCGCGGACGCTCAACTTCACCCGCGCCGCCGGGGAACTGCACTACGCGCAGTCCAGCGTCACCGAGCAGATCCAGGCGCTGGAGGCGGAACTCGGGTCGAAGCTGTTCGACCGCGGGCGGCAGCTCCGGCTCACGGCCGCCGGGGAACGGCTCCTCGGGTACGCCGACCGGATGCTTTCCCTGGCCGAAGAAGCCAAGGCCGCCGTCGAGGAAAACCGCGGCGAGCCCGAAGGAGAGCTGACCATCGGCGCGCTGGAAACCCTTTGTGCGCAGTGGATCCCGGAGATCCTCAGCGAATACCGGGCCAAGTGGCCGCGCGTGCGGCTGACGCTGACCGAGGGTGGCCGCGGCGAGCTGTACCGGGCCGTGCGGCAGTCCGAAGTGGACGTCTGCTTCACCTTCGGCGCCCCACCGGCCGACCCGGCGTTCGCGAGCGAAAGCCTCGGGGAAGAACCCCTCGTCGTCCTCGTCCCGCCCGGACATTCCCTGGCGGACAAGGAAACCCTGACCCCCGCCGACCTTCGCGGGGTGGGTTTCCTCGCCACGCCCCAGGGGTGCGGCTTCCGGGAAATGCTCGACCGGCTCGACGGGCCCGTCATCGAAACCGAGGTCGGCAGCATCGCCGCGCTCGGGCGGTGCGTGGCCGCCGGGATGGGGTGCGGGCTCGTGCCCGCGCTCGCCGGCCACGGTGGCGCGGTCGCCGTCCCCCTCGCCGGGGCGACGACCGCCGTCACCATGACCTGGCGCAAGCGGGACGAGCAGAAGCCGAACGTCGCCGCCCTGCTCGCCCGTGTCAGGGCTTGA
- a CDS encoding MFS transporter, translating to MPRLLTGLSLGYFLVMLDTTIVTVALPSLSPSLADQQWISNGYTLTFAAFLLTAGAWSDRFGARRVFFTGLVAFAVLSGLSAAASPSFLIALRALLGVAGALLVPSSLSLIATAYPVPSARAKAMGVWAAVSGTGLVAGPLLGGVLTEAFGWRAIFAVNVPVALIALALSRSAPSAPPKPRRLDVVSQLSAIVALSTLTYALAETAFWALLPAAAAALVFLRAQRRPGAMLPRRLVSWGLLAGAIVNFGLSGVLFVLSLYFQQTRGYAPSATGLAFLPLTIPTAFNPIFTGRLVARVGPRFPAVAGFSLMTLGTLLQAFAPALSVPALASLGFGVSLAIPSLLTAVVGSAPPELSGIAGGALNAARQTGAVLGVAVLGVLASGMSTAFALTAAAVILSGGAVSCFLFLRETGNPWSVKGA from the coding sequence GTGCCAAGACTCCTCACCGGCCTTTCGCTGGGCTACTTCCTGGTCATGCTGGACACGACGATCGTGACGGTCGCGCTCCCGTCGTTGTCGCCATCGCTGGCGGACCAGCAATGGATTTCGAACGGCTACACGCTGACGTTCGCGGCGTTCTTGCTGACGGCGGGCGCGTGGTCCGACCGGTTCGGTGCCCGCCGGGTGTTCTTCACCGGCTTGGTCGCTTTCGCTGTGCTGTCAGGGTTGTCCGCTGCCGCGTCTCCGTCCTTTTTGATCGCTCTCCGCGCACTGCTGGGTGTGGCCGGGGCCTTGCTGGTCCCGTCCTCGCTGTCCTTGATCGCGACGGCTTACCCGGTGCCTTCGGCGCGCGCCAAGGCGATGGGGGTGTGGGCGGCGGTGAGCGGCACGGGCCTGGTCGCGGGCCCGCTGCTGGGCGGCGTGCTGACGGAGGCGTTCGGCTGGCGCGCGATCTTCGCGGTCAACGTCCCGGTGGCGCTGATCGCACTGGCGCTGTCCCGCTCCGCGCCGTCGGCGCCGCCCAAGCCGCGCCGGCTGGACGTGGTCAGCCAGCTGTCGGCGATAGTCGCTTTGTCGACACTGACGTATGCCCTGGCCGAAACCGCTTTCTGGGCTCTGCTCCCCGCGGCAGCGGCGGCGCTGGTGTTCCTCCGGGCCCAACGCCGTCCGGGCGCGATGCTCCCACGACGTCTCGTGTCCTGGGGCCTGCTGGCGGGCGCCATCGTGAACTTCGGGCTGTCGGGTGTCCTGTTCGTCCTGTCGCTGTACTTCCAGCAAACCCGCGGCTACGCCCCGTCGGCCACGGGTTTGGCCTTCCTTCCGCTCACCATCCCGACGGCGTTCAACCCGATCTTCACCGGCCGCCTGGTCGCCCGCGTCGGGCCGCGTTTCCCCGCGGTGGCGGGCTTTTCCCTGATGACACTGGGAACGCTGCTGCAGGCGTTCGCGCCGGCGCTTTCGGTACCGGCACTGGCATCGCTGGGGTTCGGCGTCTCGCTGGCGATCCCGTCCCTGCTGACCGCGGTGGTCGGCTCGGCCCCGCCGGAGCTGTCGGGAATCGCGGGTGGCGCGCTGAACGCGGCCCGCCAGACGGGCGCGGTCCTGGGCGTTGCCGTCCTCGGCGTACTGGCCTCCGGAATGTCAACGGCTTTCGCGTTGACCGCCGCGGCTGTGATTTTGTCCGGCGGCGCTGTTTCCTGTTTCCTGTTCCTGCGTGAAACGGGAAACCCCTGGTCGGTAAAGGGCGCTTGA
- a CDS encoding AfsR/SARP family transcriptional regulator, whose translation MEFRMLGPLEAWHDGVPVPLGDQQQRFVLVVLLLNANKPVSSARLAEIVWTGRETKPTLVRSYVKRLRDLGVGIETTPTGYLLRVGEDQLDTARFDRLRAETGRTDDPRRKVELLREAVGLWRGRFLEDIDIDRVGGPEVAFPEESLSDAVGDLAELELGTGDHRSARDRLRPLVRTDPASQKHAGLLMRALLAGGDQVGALRVFEGTRAALAELRMEPGPVLRNLAARAEHGDPPSSLPSRPGAFTGRAGELAKIETAAVAGRGAVWLSGAPGVGKTGLAIEAAHRLRDRFPDGQLLARLNGFTPGVPETSVGDALTELLLELGVPAEQIPATVGRKVTLYQTTLWGTRTLVVLDNAASAEQIRPLLPEDGGCLAIVTSRRMGDTGEPVRLSPLPPEEAAELFLALTDASRVRGRAAEVALIVKRCGFLPMPIRVAAALFRRHDRWPLDHLLHLLEQDGPWGEDDGIAAVRVSYQQLGEPQRAMFRLLGGLPGPDVDVVGGAALAGCDVADARRLLDDLHEVSLLEEAAPERYQMLDPLKEYAAVEPAPRQALLRLLDFYLVTLAAAVGAAYPFDRAQLPASDRSCPVTPAFADEAAGLRWIAAERDNLVAAIHYAARHDLPEHTWRLAVLLWRYFNTTNQFEDWIGTLELAWRTVSADPGNDYGQAHVLLRLATANDRRGRLAEALELAAQALPKWHRLGDARGEAATLCALAIPTMELGKHEQAIAHLEAALEKYELSEDRRGEAHALSMLGYLNELHGNLEVALGQHEAAARMLREIGHVQGVAHALNNLGSVQENLGLLAEALRSYTEAHAHAAEVGDHCVEAYALNNIGNVHRQRGKFAEAVRYHDKAKEVAANVPDADLRTQLYLDRSATALARGAHRDALTAGRAALDLAAGDGNRTYEARAHRRVAETLHAMGAHDDAVTHWDAAVAAFTELGLPAAEELREERAAWECACATR comes from the coding sequence GTGGAGTTCCGGATGCTCGGCCCGCTCGAGGCGTGGCACGACGGCGTGCCGGTGCCGCTGGGTGACCAGCAGCAGCGGTTCGTCCTCGTCGTGCTGCTCCTGAACGCCAACAAGCCGGTGTCGAGCGCCCGCCTCGCCGAGATCGTCTGGACCGGCCGGGAAACCAAACCCACGCTGGTGCGCAGCTACGTCAAGCGGTTGCGCGACCTCGGCGTCGGCATCGAGACCACCCCGACCGGCTACCTCCTGCGCGTCGGCGAGGACCAGCTCGACACCGCCCGGTTCGACCGGCTGCGTGCCGAAACCGGGCGGACCGACGACCCGCGCCGGAAGGTCGAGCTGCTGCGGGAGGCCGTCGGGTTGTGGCGGGGGCGGTTCCTCGAGGACATCGACATCGACCGCGTCGGCGGGCCGGAGGTCGCGTTCCCCGAGGAAAGCCTCTCCGACGCCGTGGGTGACCTCGCCGAGCTGGAGCTGGGCACCGGTGACCACCGCTCGGCGCGCGACCGGCTGCGGCCGCTCGTCCGGACCGATCCGGCCAGCCAGAAGCACGCCGGACTGCTCATGCGCGCCCTGCTCGCCGGGGGTGACCAGGTCGGGGCGCTGCGCGTGTTCGAAGGCACCCGCGCCGCCCTCGCCGAACTGCGGATGGAGCCCGGTCCCGTGCTGCGCAACCTCGCCGCGCGCGCCGAACACGGCGATCCGCCGAGCTCGCTGCCGTCGCGGCCCGGTGCGTTCACCGGGCGGGCCGGGGAGCTCGCCAAGATCGAGACGGCCGCCGTGGCCGGGCGGGGTGCGGTCTGGCTCAGCGGCGCACCCGGCGTCGGCAAGACCGGACTCGCCATCGAAGCCGCGCACCGGCTGCGCGACCGGTTCCCGGACGGCCAGCTCCTGGCCCGGCTCAACGGGTTCACCCCCGGCGTGCCCGAAACCAGCGTCGGCGACGCGCTCACCGAGCTGCTGCTCGAGCTCGGCGTGCCGGCCGAGCAGATCCCGGCCACCGTCGGCCGGAAGGTCACGCTCTACCAGACCACGCTCTGGGGCACGCGCACGCTGGTCGTCCTGGACAACGCCGCCTCGGCCGAGCAGATCCGCCCGCTGCTGCCCGAAGACGGCGGCTGCCTCGCCATCGTCACCAGCCGGCGGATGGGCGACACCGGCGAGCCGGTGCGGCTGTCGCCGTTGCCGCCGGAGGAGGCCGCCGAGCTGTTCCTCGCCCTGACCGACGCGTCGCGGGTGCGCGGGCGGGCGGCCGAAGTCGCGTTGATCGTCAAGCGGTGCGGGTTCCTGCCGATGCCTATCCGGGTGGCGGCGGCGCTGTTCCGGCGCCACGACCGGTGGCCGCTGGACCACCTGCTCCACCTGCTCGAACAGGACGGGCCCTGGGGCGAGGACGACGGCATCGCCGCCGTCCGGGTGTCCTACCAGCAGCTCGGCGAGCCGCAGCGCGCCATGTTCCGGCTGCTCGGCGGCCTGCCCGGGCCGGACGTCGACGTCGTCGGCGGTGCGGCGCTGGCCGGGTGCGACGTCGCCGACGCCCGGCGGCTGCTCGACGACCTGCACGAAGTCAGCCTGCTCGAGGAGGCGGCGCCCGAGCGGTACCAGATGCTGGACCCGCTCAAGGAGTACGCCGCCGTCGAGCCGGCGCCCCGGCAGGCTTTGCTGCGGCTGCTCGACTTCTACCTGGTCACGCTCGCGGCCGCGGTCGGCGCCGCCTACCCGTTCGACCGGGCCCAGCTGCCGGCGTCGGACCGGTCCTGCCCGGTCACGCCGGCTTTCGCGGACGAAGCCGCCGGCCTGCGGTGGATCGCCGCGGAGCGGGACAACCTCGTGGCCGCGATCCACTACGCCGCCCGGCACGACCTGCCCGAACACACCTGGCGCCTCGCCGTGCTGCTGTGGCGCTACTTCAACACGACCAACCAGTTCGAGGACTGGATCGGCACGCTCGAGCTCGCCTGGCGGACCGTGTCGGCCGACCCGGGCAACGACTACGGTCAGGCGCACGTGCTGCTCCGGCTGGCGACCGCGAACGACCGGCGCGGACGGCTCGCCGAGGCCCTCGAGCTCGCCGCCCAGGCGCTGCCGAAGTGGCACCGCCTCGGGGACGCGCGGGGCGAAGCGGCGACGCTGTGCGCGCTCGCGATCCCCACCATGGAGCTGGGCAAGCACGAGCAGGCGATCGCCCACCTCGAGGCCGCGCTGGAGAAGTACGAGCTGAGCGAAGACCGGCGGGGCGAAGCCCACGCGCTGAGCATGCTCGGCTACCTCAACGAACTGCACGGCAACCTCGAAGTCGCGCTGGGCCAGCACGAAGCCGCGGCGCGGATGCTGCGGGAGATCGGCCACGTCCAAGGCGTGGCGCACGCGCTCAACAACCTCGGTTCGGTGCAGGAGAACCTCGGCTTGCTCGCCGAAGCGCTGCGCAGCTACACGGAAGCGCACGCCCACGCCGCCGAAGTCGGCGACCACTGCGTCGAGGCCTACGCGCTGAACAACATCGGCAACGTGCACCGCCAGCGCGGGAAGTTCGCCGAAGCCGTGCGCTACCACGACAAGGCCAAAGAGGTGGCGGCCAACGTGCCGGACGCCGACCTGCGCACGCAGCTCTACCTCGACCGCAGCGCGACGGCGCTCGCCCGGGGCGCGCACCGGGACGCGCTCACCGCCGGACGGGCCGCCTTGGACCTCGCCGCCGGCGACGGGAACCGGACTTACGAGGCCCGCGCGCACCGGCGCGTCGCGGAAACACTGCACGCGATGGGTGCGCACGACGACGCCGTCACGCACTGGGACGCCGCTGTGGCCGCGTTCACCGAACTCGGTTTGCCCGCCGCCGAAGAACTGCGCGAAGAGCGCGCGGCTTGGGAATGCGCCTGCGCCACGCGGTGA
- a CDS encoding vWA domain-containing protein — MGSDVLPCYVACDISLSMADHIDELNAGLREFRGAVHASLLDRVLCSMIGFGAEPALVQRLLPMDALAELPTPGASAGTDFGPVFTFLRTAIEADVRALAAHRLLVHRPLVFFLSDGQPTDPVTWPSAFSSLVDPAWADRPRMVAFGVGDADEEALSRIGTFRCYLSRDGIRLGTALIASVMHVLSTSRPPAGRTLS; from the coding sequence ATGGGGTCCGACGTGTTGCCGTGTTACGTGGCGTGCGACATCTCGCTGTCGATGGCCGACCACATCGACGAGCTGAACGCCGGCCTGCGCGAGTTCCGCGGCGCGGTCCACGCGTCGCTGCTGGATCGGGTGCTCTGCAGCATGATCGGCTTCGGCGCCGAGCCTGCCCTGGTCCAGCGCCTGCTGCCGATGGACGCCTTGGCCGAGCTGCCCACCCCCGGGGCGTCCGCGGGCACCGACTTCGGCCCGGTGTTCACGTTCCTGCGCACGGCGATCGAGGCGGACGTCCGCGCCCTGGCGGCGCACCGCCTGCTGGTGCACCGCCCGTTGGTGTTCTTCCTGTCCGACGGCCAGCCGACCGACCCGGTGACCTGGCCGTCGGCCTTCTCTTCGCTGGTCGATCCCGCGTGGGCCGACCGCCCCCGAATGGTGGCGTTCGGCGTGGGCGACGCGGACGAAGAGGCGTTGAGCCGCATCGGCACGTTCCGTTGCTACCTGAGCCGCGACGGCATCCGCCTGGGCACGGCCCTGATCGCCTCGGTGATGCACGTTCTGTCCACTTCTCGTCCACCGGCCGGCCGCACGCTGTCCTGA